One Camelus dromedarius isolate mCamDro1 chromosome 6, mCamDro1.pat, whole genome shotgun sequence genomic region harbors:
- the TENT5A gene encoding terminal nucleotidyltransferase 5A isoform X1, whose product MHQRYFWTDQGPVAFGGHFMAEGEGYFAMAEDELAGGAYIPLAGDFSGGDFGGGGGGFGGPCLDYCESPTAHCNVLNWEQVQRLDGILSETIPIHGRGNFPTLELQPSLIVKVVRRRLAEKRIGVRDVRLNGSAASHVLHQDSGLGYKDLDLIFCADLRGEEEFQTVKDVVLDCLLDFLPEGVNKEKITPLTLKEAYVQKMVKVCNDSDRWSLISLSNNSGKNVELKFVDSLRRQFEFSVDSFQIKLDSLLLFYECSENPMTETFHPTIIGESVYGDFHEAFDHLCNKIIATRNPEEIRGGGLLKYCNLLVRGFRPASDEIKTLQRYMCSRFFIDFSDIGEQQRKLESYLQNHFVGLEDRKYDYLMTLHGVVNESTVCLMGHERRQTLNLITMLAIRVLADQNVIPNVANVTCYYQPAPYVADANFSNYYIAQVQPVFTCQQQTYSTWLPCN is encoded by the exons ATGCATCAGAGATACTTTTG GACCGACCAGGGCCCAGTGGCGTTCGGCGGGCACTTCATGGCGGAAGGCGAAGGGTACTTTGCCATGGCCGAGGACGAGCTGGCCGGAGGCGCCTACATCCCCCTGGCCGGCGACTTCAGCGGCGGCGActtcggcggcggcggcggcggcttcGGCGGGCCCTGCTTGGACTATTGCGAAAGTCCCACGGCGCACTGCAACGTGCTGAACTGGGAGCAAGTGCAGCGGCTGGACGGCATCCTGAGCGAGACCATCCCGATCCACGGGCGCGGCAACTTCCCCACGCTCGAGCTGCAGCCCAGCCTGATCGTGAAGGTGGTGCGGCGGCGCCTGGCCGAGAAGCGCATCGGCGTCCGCGACGTGCGCCTCAACGGCTCGGCCGCCAGCCACGTCCTGCACCAGGACAGCGGCCTGGGTTACAAGGACCTGGACCTCATCTTCTGCGCCGACCTGCGCGGGGAAGAGGAGTTTCAGACTGTGAAGGACGTCGTGCTGGACTGCCTGTTGGACTTCTTACCCGAAGGGGTGAACAAGGAGAAGATCACACCACTCACGCTCAAG GAAGCTTATGTGCAGAAAATGGTTAAAGTGTGCAATGACTCTGACCGATGGAGTCTCATATCCCTGTCAAACAACAGTGGCAAAAATGTGGAACTGAAATTTGTGGATTCCCTCCGGAGGCAGTTTGAATTTAGTGTAGATTCTTTTCAAATCAAATTAGACTCTCTTCTCCTCTTTTATGAATGTTCAGAGAACCCAATGACTGAAACGTTTCACCCCACGATAATCGGGGAGAGTGTCTACGGGGATTTCCACGAAGCCTTTGATCACCTTTGTAACAAGATCATTGCTACCAGGAACCCAGAAGAAATCAGGGGGGGAGGCCTGCTTAAGTACTGCAACCTCTTAGTGAGGGGCTTTAGGCCCGCCTCTGATGAGATCAAGACCCTTCAGAGGTATATGTGTTCCAGGTTCTTCATTGACTTCTCAGACATTGGAGAGCAGCAGAGAAAACTGGAGTCCTATTTGCAGAACCACTTCGTGGGATTGGAAGACCGCAAGTATGACTATCTCATGACCCTTCATGGAGTGGTGAATGAGAGTACGGTGTGCCTGATGGGACATGAGAGAAGACAGACTTTAAACCTGATCACAATGCTGGCTATCCGGGTGCTAGCTGACCAAAATGTCATCCCCAATGTGGCAAATGTCACTTGCTATTACCAGCCAGCCCCCTATGTAGCAGATGCCAACTTTAGCAATTACTACATTGCACAGGTCCAGCCGGTATTCACATGCCAACAACAGACATACTCCACTTGGCTACCCTGCAAttaa
- the TENT5A gene encoding terminal nucleotidyltransferase 5A isoform X2, producing the protein MAEGEGYFAMAEDELAGGAYIPLAGDFSGGDFGGGGGGFGGPCLDYCESPTAHCNVLNWEQVQRLDGILSETIPIHGRGNFPTLELQPSLIVKVVRRRLAEKRIGVRDVRLNGSAASHVLHQDSGLGYKDLDLIFCADLRGEEEFQTVKDVVLDCLLDFLPEGVNKEKITPLTLKEAYVQKMVKVCNDSDRWSLISLSNNSGKNVELKFVDSLRRQFEFSVDSFQIKLDSLLLFYECSENPMTETFHPTIIGESVYGDFHEAFDHLCNKIIATRNPEEIRGGGLLKYCNLLVRGFRPASDEIKTLQRYMCSRFFIDFSDIGEQQRKLESYLQNHFVGLEDRKYDYLMTLHGVVNESTVCLMGHERRQTLNLITMLAIRVLADQNVIPNVANVTCYYQPAPYVADANFSNYYIAQVQPVFTCQQQTYSTWLPCN; encoded by the exons ATGGCGGAAGGCGAAGGGTACTTTGCCATGGCCGAGGACGAGCTGGCCGGAGGCGCCTACATCCCCCTGGCCGGCGACTTCAGCGGCGGCGActtcggcggcggcggcggcggcttcGGCGGGCCCTGCTTGGACTATTGCGAAAGTCCCACGGCGCACTGCAACGTGCTGAACTGGGAGCAAGTGCAGCGGCTGGACGGCATCCTGAGCGAGACCATCCCGATCCACGGGCGCGGCAACTTCCCCACGCTCGAGCTGCAGCCCAGCCTGATCGTGAAGGTGGTGCGGCGGCGCCTGGCCGAGAAGCGCATCGGCGTCCGCGACGTGCGCCTCAACGGCTCGGCCGCCAGCCACGTCCTGCACCAGGACAGCGGCCTGGGTTACAAGGACCTGGACCTCATCTTCTGCGCCGACCTGCGCGGGGAAGAGGAGTTTCAGACTGTGAAGGACGTCGTGCTGGACTGCCTGTTGGACTTCTTACCCGAAGGGGTGAACAAGGAGAAGATCACACCACTCACGCTCAAG GAAGCTTATGTGCAGAAAATGGTTAAAGTGTGCAATGACTCTGACCGATGGAGTCTCATATCCCTGTCAAACAACAGTGGCAAAAATGTGGAACTGAAATTTGTGGATTCCCTCCGGAGGCAGTTTGAATTTAGTGTAGATTCTTTTCAAATCAAATTAGACTCTCTTCTCCTCTTTTATGAATGTTCAGAGAACCCAATGACTGAAACGTTTCACCCCACGATAATCGGGGAGAGTGTCTACGGGGATTTCCACGAAGCCTTTGATCACCTTTGTAACAAGATCATTGCTACCAGGAACCCAGAAGAAATCAGGGGGGGAGGCCTGCTTAAGTACTGCAACCTCTTAGTGAGGGGCTTTAGGCCCGCCTCTGATGAGATCAAGACCCTTCAGAGGTATATGTGTTCCAGGTTCTTCATTGACTTCTCAGACATTGGAGAGCAGCAGAGAAAACTGGAGTCCTATTTGCAGAACCACTTCGTGGGATTGGAAGACCGCAAGTATGACTATCTCATGACCCTTCATGGAGTGGTGAATGAGAGTACGGTGTGCCTGATGGGACATGAGAGAAGACAGACTTTAAACCTGATCACAATGCTGGCTATCCGGGTGCTAGCTGACCAAAATGTCATCCCCAATGTGGCAAATGTCACTTGCTATTACCAGCCAGCCCCCTATGTAGCAGATGCCAACTTTAGCAATTACTACATTGCACAGGTCCAGCCGGTATTCACATGCCAACAACAGACATACTCCACTTGGCTACCCTGCAAttaa